Sequence from the Rhodothermales bacterium genome:
ATTCAACAACCTCTCGTTGCTGAATCGCAACTGGGAGGCATCGGACAGCCTGCTGGCCGATCAGGCCTCGTCCTACTGGGCCAATTTCGCCTCCGCAGCGGATCCAAACGGCGCCGGCCTGCCGGCCTGGCCGGCGTTCGGCGCGCAAGAAGAGGCCCTCATGAATCTCGGCGTCGTCACCGCGCCCCGTCCGCTGCCGGATCAGGCCCGGCTGGACTTCTTCCTCCAGTTGCTGGATGCCCCATAATGACGCGCGGCCTACCCGAACACCGGCTCGCGCTCGAAACCGTCCATGACGCCGCGCGCACGATCGACCCGGTTTTTCTCCAGAGTCCGCAGTATGCCTGCGAGCCGCTGCAGGACGCGCTGGGCGTGGCGGTTTCCCTTAAAGTCGAATCCATCAACCCGATTCGCTGCTTCAAGGGCCGGGGGGCGGACTATCTGGTGGCGCGCCGCGCTTCCGATGCGCCGCTGGTCACGGCCAGCGCCGGCAACTTTGGCCAGGCCATGGCCTAT
This genomic interval carries:
- a CDS encoding pyridoxal-phosphate dependent enzyme; amino-acid sequence: MTRGLPEHRLALETVHDAARTIDPVFLQSPQYACEPLQDALGVAVSLKVESINPIRCFKGRGADYLVARRASDAPLVTASAGNFGQAMAYACRTHGVPLTVYAAVTANPLKLDRMRALGAEVILAGVDFDAAKEVARAAAAVSGARFVEDG